From archaeon BMS3Bbin15, a single genomic window includes:
- a CDS encoding (2Z,6E)-farnesyl diphosphate synthase: MIMKPVYTLYQYILEKQVKTEKIPEHIAIIMDGNRRLAKTMGKPPWFGHRLGAKRLEDVIEWCVRLGVKSITAYAFSIENFSRSEKEINYLFDLFEEYFYKIAEDERIRKDGVKVKAIGRLERFPDRVLKAVRYGEEKTKNNRNLLLNIAMAYGGRQELVDAIKKIAVKVKAGEVEIENIDEKLVSGHLYTNGVKDPDLIIRTSGEERISDFLLWQSAYSELYFCETFWPSFRKIDFLRAIRTYQQRERRYGR; the protein is encoded by the coding sequence ATGATAATGAAGCCAGTCTATACACTATATCAATACATTCTTGAAAAGCAGGTGAAGACAGAAAAGATTCCAGAGCATATAGCCATAATAATGGACGGGAACAGAAGGCTGGCAAAAACCATGGGAAAACCTCCCTGGTTCGGGCACCGCCTTGGAGCAAAGCGCCTTGAAGATGTGATAGAGTGGTGTGTTAGGCTTGGAGTTAAAAGCATAACTGCCTATGCCTTCTCCATAGAAAACTTCTCCCGTAGTGAGAAGGAAATAAATTATCTCTTTGACCTTTTTGAGGAATATTTCTATAAGATAGCTGAAGACGAGAGAATTAGAAAAGATGGAGTTAAAGTTAAAGCAATAGGAAGGCTGGAAAGGTTTCCGGATAGAGTATTGAAGGCTGTAAGATATGGTGAAGAAAAAACAAAAAACAACAGAAACCTTCTTCTTAATATTGCAATGGCGTACGGAGGAAGGCAGGAGCTTGTGGATGCAATAAAAAAGATTGCCGTAAAGGTAAAAGCCGGAGAGGTCGAAATAGAGAATATAGATGAAAAGCTTGTTTCAGGGCACCTCTATACCAATGGAGTAAAAGACCCTGATTTAATTATAAGAACTTCCGGCGAGGAGCGCATTTCAGACTTCCTGCTATGGCAGAGTGCCTACTCTGAGTTATATTTCTGTGAAACCTTCTGGCCCAGTTTCAGAAAGATTGATTTTCTGAGAGCAATAAGAACATATCAACAGAGAGAAAGGAGATATGGTAGGTAA